The following coding sequences lie in one Arachis ipaensis cultivar K30076 chromosome B03, Araip1.1, whole genome shotgun sequence genomic window:
- the LOC107632056 gene encoding cullin-4, translating to MSHPTKRSATASTDASSSSAAATATMKKAKSQAVACSLDSKNSLSHHHHHHHRQHPDDTLFDPAASPMALDDDLKSDDQNARGAVAANLSRKKATPPQPAKKLLIKLRKGKPTMPPNFEEDTWETVRSAISAIFLKQHLSCDLEKLYQAVSDMCLHKMGANLYQRIERECETHISAALQSLVGQSPDLVVFLSLVERCWQDLSDQMLMIRGIALYLDRTYVKQTTNVRSLWDMGLQLFRKHLSLCQEVEHKTVTGLLRMIESERLGEAVDRTLLNHLLKMFTALGIYAESFEKPFLECTSEFYAAEGMKYMQQSDAPDYLKHVETRLQEEHERCLLYLDASTRKALIATAEKQLLERHIPAILDKGFTMLMDANRIEDLQRMYTLFSRVNALESLRQALSSYIRRTGQGIVMDEEKDKDMVSSLLIFKASLDTIWEQSFFKNEAFSNTIKDAFEHLINIRQNRPAELIAKFLDEKLRAGNKGTSEEELEGTLDKVLVLFRFIQVYSVSLLGLLLLIPVVTSIMVLLKTECGSQFTNKLEGMFKDIELSKEINESFKQSSQARSKLPSGIEMSVHVLTTGYWPTYPPMDVRLPHELNVYQDIFKEFYLSKYSGRRLMWQNSLGHCVLKAEFPKGKKELAVSLFQTVVLMLFNDAEKLSFQDIKDATSIEDKELRRTLQSLACGKVRVLQKIPKGRDVEDDDSFVFNDTFMAPLYRIKVNAIQLKETVEENTSTTERVFQDRQYQVDAAIVRIMKTRKVLSHTLLITELFQQLKFPIKPADLKKRIESLIDREYLERDKNNPQIYNYLA from the exons ATGTCTCATCCCACTAAGCGCTCTGCCACCGCATCCACTGACGCCTCCTCTTCCTCCGCCGCCGCTACAGCAACCATGAAGAAGGCCAAGTCGCAGGCCGTTGCATGCTCTCTCGACTCCAAGAACTCCCTCAgtcaccaccatcaccaccatcATCGCCAGCACCCAGACGACACCCTTTTCGACCCTGCCGCCTCTCCGATGGCGCTTGACGACGATCTCAAGAGCGACGACCAGAATGCGCGCGGCGCCGTCGCTGCAAATCTGTCCCGCAAGAAAGCCACCCCTCCTCAACCCGCCAAGAAGCTCCTCATCAAGCTCCGCAAAG GTAAACCAACGATGCCACCGAATTTTGAGGAGGATACATGGGAAACGGTGAGATCAGCTATTTCAGCCATATTCTTAAAGCAACATCTTTCTTGTGACCTGGAAAAGCTTTATCAG GCTGTAAGTGATATGTGTCTTCACAAAATGGGGGCGAATCTTTACCAACGGATTGAAAGGGAGTGTGAAACACACATATCTGCAGCACTGCAGTCTTTAGTTGGCCAAAGCCCAGACTTGGTTGTTTTTCTATCTCTAGTTGAGAGATGTTGGCAGGATCTTTCTGATCAAATGTTGATGATTCGTGGTATAGCCTTGTATTTGGATAGGACATATGTGAAGCAAACTACAAATGTACGGTCACTATGGGACATGGGATTGCAACTTTTCCGCAAACACCTTTCACTATGTCAAGAAGTGGAACACAAAACTGTTACAGGTCTTCTACGTATGATTGAAAGTGAAAG attaggTGAAGCAGTTGATAGAACTCTCCTAAACCATCTCTTGAAGATGTTCACTGCTCTGGGAATTTATGCAGAAAGCTTTGAGAAGCCATTCCTTGAATGCACATCTGAATTTTATGCTGCTGAAGGTATGAAATACATGCAGCAATCAGATGCTCCAGATTACTTGAAGCATGTGGAG ACAAGATTGCAAGAGGAACATGAGAGATGTTTGTTGTATTTAGATGCAAGTACTAGGAAGGCCTTGATAGCTACTGCAGAAAAGCAACTTCTTGAACGTCATATACCTGCCATTCTTGACAAG GGTTTTACAATGCTTATGGATGCGAATCGTATTGAAGACCTTCAGAGAATGTACACGCTTTTTTCGAGGGTCAATGCACTTGAGTCATTGCGGCAAGCTCTTAGTTCCTATATCAGGAGAACTGGGCAGGGCATTGTTATGGATGAGGAGAAAGATAAAGATATGGTTTCATCCCTTCTCATATTTAAGGCTTCCCTTGACACAATATGGGAACAAAGCTTTTTCAAGAATGAAGCATTCAGTAACACTATCAAAGATGCATTTGAGCATCTTATCAATATCCGCCAG AACCGACCTGCAGAATTGATTGCCAAATTTTTGGATGAGAAGCTTCGAGCAGGTAATAAGGGCACTTCTGAAGAGGAACTGGAGGGTACACTTGACAAAGTCCTGGTTTTATTCAGGTTCATTCAGGTATACTCTGTTTCATTGTTGGGGTTACTCCTACTTATACCTGTTGTAACTTCAATTATGGTCCTG TTGAAGACAGAGTGTGGCAGTCAATTCACAAATAAGCTGGAAGGAATGTTTAAG GACattgaattatcaaaagaaataaatgaatccTTCAAACAGTCATCCCAGGCAAGGTCAAAACTACCATCAGGGATTGAAATGAGTGTTCATGTCTTAACCACTGG GTACTGGCCAACATATCCACCCATGGATGTTAGACTTCCTCATGAATTGAATGTTTACCAG GATATTTTCAAAGAGTTCTATCTAAGCAAATATAGTGGAAGACGTCTGATGTGGCAAAATTCATTAGGTCATTGTGTCTTAAAGGCAGAGTTTCCTAAAGGAAAAAAGGAGCTCGCTGTGTCCTTATTTCAG ACTGTTGTTCTAATGTTATTCAATGACGCCGAGAAACTAAGTTTTCAAGATATTAAAGATGCTACTAGCATTGAGGATAAGGAACTGAGAAGGACTCTGCAATCACTTGCATGTGGAAAAGTTCGAGTCCTACAAAAG ATTCCCAAGGGTAGAGACGTCGAGGATGATGATTCATTTGTTTTCAATGACACGTTTATGGCTCCTCTTTACCGTATAAAG GTGAATGCAATTCAGCTGAAGGAGACAGTCGAGGAGAACACAAGCACCACCGAGAGAGTTTTCCAAGACCGTCAATATCag GTTGATGCTGCTATTGTGAGGATAATGAAGACTAGAAAAGTGCTTAGTCACACCCTTCTTATCACTGAACTCTTCCAACAG CTCAAATTCCCAATAAAACCAGCTGATTTGAAGAAAAGGATAGAAAGCCTTATAGATAGGGAGTATCTAGAGAGAGATAAGAACAACCCACAAATATACAATTACCTCGCTTAA